The Gracilimonas sediminicola sequence CTGAAGAATATCAAGTAGTTCCGGATCTCTCTCGCCATGAACCTTGGCTACTTTTTCAGCATAAAAATCAATTTCCGGCAGCATTTTCCGCACAAAACTATGGTGATTATTAACGATGTAATCCACCAGAAAGTCCAGCGACCAGTCATTGTAATTATGATTTTCGCCGGTATCTAAATCAAGTGCATTAAGATCGGTTTCAATTTTATTTACATCCAAGCCCTTTTTAGTACAAGCTTTCTCAAGCGATACTTTTCCGCCACAGCAAAAATCAAGACCATACGATCTGAATACCTGGGCTGCTCTGTAATCTTCGGCAACAATCTGCCCTACTGTTTTCTGTGATAGTGTTTCTGAATTAACCATATTTAAGAGTATTTTATCTTTTATTAATTTAAATTTTTTTACTGCCAGGCAAATGATCCATCAGCAGTGATGCGAAACTTATTCGCTCTCCCTTCACGGGCTAAATGCTTCAAGTCTGTACGTTCCAGCATTTCCTTAATCGACTCGCGAACAGTCAGCCAGCTATCGTGTAATGGACAGGGAGCCGATGATCCGCATCCCGGCAAGCCAAGTGCGCATTGTGTGAAAAGCCCCGGTCCATCTATCGCAATAACTACGTCTAACAAAGTTGCCTTCTTTCCTTTTTCCGATAGGCGGATTCCTCCATTTGGCCCTTTATAGGATTCCATTAAAGAATCTGCGGTAAGCTGTTGCAGTATCTTCGTAAGAAAATGGAAGGAAATTTCCAGTTCTTCACTAATTTCGCGAATAGATGTATACTCCTGCTCTGCTCTTGAGGCAAGGTATAAACTGGCTCTCAAACCATATACACAAGACTTGGATAACAACATAAATTTATTTAAGAGTTAATTGTCTTAAATATAGGAAAAAAAACGGAGTCTTCCATCCTTTATCAAAAAAAATCCATACCGCCCTTTCTGGCGATATGGATTCACTATGTTGTTTGCTGGATTTCGGCTTATCCGAGGAATCCAAGCACAGACTGTGGTCCCATGTTAGCTTGCGCCAGGGATGAAGTCGCTGTCTGCTGAAGAATCTGAAGCTTAACAGATTTACTTTGTTCTTTTGCAAAGTCGGTATCCATGATACGAGACTTGGCAGATTCGTTAGCGCTGATCGACTCAGAAAGGGTCTCTTCACGTACAGAAAGAGAAGACTGAGTGATACCAATGTCATTCACTCGGTTCGACATTTCATCAATCGCACCGTCAACCGCACTCAGGAAGCTACGGAAGTCAGCTGAAGTTGCTGTAGTAGCGAAACTCAATGCTCCTTGTCCACTGGTTGTAGCTGCAGTAGCTGAGATAGCTGCACCTGCAGCAGCACCACCACCGGCGGTTGTTGTAGCACCCAGAGAAGCGTCTCCACTGGAAGCAAACAGCTCGCCAACGTTTACAGCATCGATGTTTGTAGTAATTGTATCGGAAGCTCGCTCACCCACCTGGAAAGTCAGTGACAATGAACCGGACATATCATCGGTAGCACCGTTCAGCAGGTCGAAGTCCTGGAATACGGTTTGGTTAGCGATTTCGTTGATATCGTCGCCCAAGGCTTTGATCTGGTCGCCGATGTAGCCACGCTCGGTGTCGCCTAACGTGTCGTTAGCAGCCTGTGTAGCCAGGCCTTTCATCTCAACGAGGCTGTCCATAATGGTGTCGAAGCTGGACTCTGCAATGTCCAATACCGACTTGGCATCGCCTACGTTCTGAAGAGATTGCTCCAGTCCGGCTGTTCTACTTTTCAATTTGGTTGCAATCGAGTACCCGGCAGCATTGTCTTCTGCTTTGTTAATTTTAAGACCGGTTGACATACGCATACGGCTGTCGGCCAGGTCACGGTTTACTCGGTTTAGTGATAACTGTGAGTCCAGTGACTGCACATTCGTATTTACTCTGTTTAGATCTCCAAAACTTGCCATGATTATTCACCTTTTTAGTTTTAGTTATTGATTCCGTTGTTTTGGTTACTGCAGTTATCGTAGGTGAAATAGCGTTCTTAAATTTGAGTTTAAATTTTTTTGATATTTTTTAAATTAATCTCATAAATCACCCTTTGGAGGTCCTAACCAATGTTTTTGGATAGGAAAATCTTTCAATTTTTCTCTTTCCAACCCAAAATTTTGGGACTCAAAGACAAAATTTTGTGAGTGACTCGTGAGTGTGAAAGCATTTGGGTTTTAAATATACCAGCCCTTCGCAAACCGACCCACCCCGGCCCTCCCTATTGCGCTACGCTTATATGGAGGGAGCGCCGAATTAAAAGATTGTTCCCATAACTCAATTCTTTTCACTATACCAACCCTCACCAACGAGTCCTCTTTCCCTGCGGCCCCAACTAAGGATTGGATATATTATAGACGCGCCGGAGGGAGAGACAGAGAGAGGGTCCTCTATGAAAAGGCAACCAACTACCCCAAACAAAAAAGGGCGGACAAACTGTCCGCCCTACAGGTAATAATTAGATTTGGCCATAGACTTAATTAAGAACAGAATCCACTTCGTCCCATTCCATGTCGAAGGCTTCGGCTACATCCTGATACACAATGGTACCGTTGGCGATGTTCAGGCCTTTGAGGAGCTCCGCATCATCTTTCAGGGCTTTCTTCCAGCCTTTGTTGGCCAGTGATACCGCATATGGAAGCGTCACGTTGGTGAGTCCCATGGTAGAAGTGTAAGGAACCGCGCCAGGCATGTTGGCCACGCAATAGTGCACCACATCTTCAACCATATAAACAGGATCTTTGTGGGTGGTTGGCTTGGAGGTTTCAAAACATCCGCCCTGGTCAATGGCCACGTCAACCAATACGGTTCCGGGCTTCATTTCTTTTAGCATATCTCGGGTAATCAAGTGCGGGGCTTTGGCGCCGGGCTTCAGTACTGCACCTATAATCAGATCCACATCCGGAAGCATCTTGCGGATATTCGCTTCCGATGAGAACATGGTGTTCACATTCTTGTCCATTACATCATCGAGGTAACGCAGGCGTGGCATATTGATATCCATGATGGTAGTATCGGCGCCCATACCGGCAGCGATTTTGGCCGCGTTCACACCTACAACTCCACCGCCTAATACCAATACTTTAGCCGGAGGTACACCGGGAATTCCACCCATCAGTTTTCCTAAACCGCCTTTGGGTTTTTCAAGGTAAACAGCTCCTTCCTGAGCAGCCATTCGTCCTGCTACTTCACTCATCGGTATAAGCAGCGGTAATGAACGGTCAGTTTTTTCTACCGTTTCATAAGCGATGGCAATACATTTTGAGTCAACCACGGCTTTTGTAAGCGCTTCTTCAGCTGCAAAATGAAAATAAGTAAAGATCACTTGTCCTTCCCGCATGCGTGGATACTCAACGGCGATCGGCTCTTTCACTTTCATGATCATTTCGGCCTTCTTCCATACTTCCTCCACGTCGTCAATAATGGTAGCACCGGCATCGATATAATCCTGGTTGCTGAACCCGCTGCCAACACCAGCATTTTTTTCGATTAACACTTCATGTCCGTTGCGCTTCATCTGAACAACGCCGCCGGGCTGAATAGCTACCCTGTTCTCGTGGGTTTTAATCTCTTTAGGAACTCCAATAATCATGATTTAAAACGTTTGGTTATGCTGTCATTTAAAGGGATGCAAAGGTAGGTATTTTTATCCAAAACTGACGAATGAATATTTCATATTAAGTTGTAAAACTATTTTGTTATTTGTGGTTAATGTCTAAAAATTTGAATCATTTGTGCTAATTTCATCCACTCAACTTTCGGAAACTAAATTATTGACCCTATGCACGCTTTTTCTACTAAACTTATTACTGCTTGTGTTCTCTCCTTCTTACTAATTGCAGGCTGTACCTCTTCCAAAGAAACAACATCAAACCCCGCTCAAAAACCCTCCCGATCTGCCAGCCCTTCCTCTAATGGTATTAAGCCTTACTCGGAAGTAATCACCGATAAAGCCAAAACCGATGAAGGCTTGTTTGATGTGCATTGGGTTGATGACAAACTCTACTACGAAATTCCGGATTCCCTGCTAAACCGAGAGATGTTACTGGTAAGTCGTATCGCACAGGTACCAACCGATTATTTCGGGTTTTTCTCTGGAGGATCAAAAACCGCTGAACAGGTACTTACTTTCGAGCGTCAGCGCGATCAGATTTTAATCCGAAAGCAATCCTACAATGCCGTTGCCAGCGATACGCTGCCGATCTATAAATCAGTGAAGGCTAATAATTTTGCCCCCATTCTCGCTGCCTTCCCGATAGAAACCATTGGCAAAGACTCGGCTTCTGTGGTTATTGAAATGACCGAATTCTTCACTTCCGATATTGAAGCCATAAGCGGTGCCATCAGCTTTTTACGAAGGCAATATCAGGTGCGGCGCCTGGATGGAAACCGAACCTATATTGAGTCTGCCAAGAGTTTCCCGAAGAATATTGAAGTCCGCCACGTACTTACCTACGATGCCGGCAATCCTCCCTCCGATCAGGGTACCAATACCCTGTCTATGCTGATGAATCAGTCTATGGTGCTACTTCCCGAGGAGCCAATGCGACCCCGTTATGAAGACTATCGTGTGGGTTGGTTTACGGTCGATCAAATTGACTACGGACTGGAAGCTCAAAAAGCGAAGGAAGT is a genomic window containing:
- a CDS encoding RrF2 family transcriptional regulator; its protein translation is MLLSKSCVYGLRASLYLASRAEQEYTSIREISEELEISFHFLTKILQQLTADSLMESYKGPNGGIRLSEKGKKATLLDVVIAIDGPGLFTQCALGLPGCGSSAPCPLHDSWLTVRESIKEMLERTDLKHLAREGRANKFRITADGSFAWQ
- the ald gene encoding alanine dehydrogenase translates to MIIGVPKEIKTHENRVAIQPGGVVQMKRNGHEVLIEKNAGVGSGFSNQDYIDAGATIIDDVEEVWKKAEMIMKVKEPIAVEYPRMREGQVIFTYFHFAAEEALTKAVVDSKCIAIAYETVEKTDRSLPLLIPMSEVAGRMAAQEGAVYLEKPKGGLGKLMGGIPGVPPAKVLVLGGGVVGVNAAKIAAGMGADTTIMDINMPRLRYLDDVMDKNVNTMFSSEANIRKMLPDVDLIIGAVLKPGAKAPHLITRDMLKEMKPGTVLVDVAIDQGGCFETSKPTTHKDPVYMVEDVVHYCVANMPGAVPYTSTMGLTNVTLPYAVSLANKGWKKALKDDAELLKGLNIANGTIVYQDVAEAFDMEWDEVDSVLN
- the ric gene encoding iron-sulfur cluster repair di-iron protein, with translation MVNSETLSQKTVGQIVAEDYRAAQVFRSYGLDFCCGGKVSLEKACTKKGLDVNKIETDLNALDLDTGENHNYNDWSLDFLVDYIVNNHHSFVRKMLPEIDFYAEKVAKVHGERDPELLDILQNVRLLRSEMLGHLQKEEEELFPQIKELVQEQKKGSVKEAIVEALEVEHDKAGDLMAKIEELTQGFNPPENACASYRVLFQNLAGFQKDLHKHVHLENNILFPKALELEQRLN
- a CDS encoding flagellin; the protein is MASFGDLNRVNTNVQSLDSQLSLNRVNRDLADSRMRMSTGLKINKAEDNAAGYSIATKLKSRTAGLEQSLQNVGDAKSVLDIAESSFDTIMDSLVEMKGLATQAANDTLGDTERGYIGDQIKALGDDINEIANQTVFQDFDLLNGATDDMSGSLSLTFQVGERASDTITTNIDAVNVGELFASSGDASLGATTTAGGGAAAGAAISATAATTSGQGALSFATTATSADFRSFLSAVDGAIDEMSNRVNDIGITQSSLSVREETLSESISANESAKSRIMDTDFAKEQSKSVKLQILQQTATSSLAQANMGPQSVLGFLG